From the Cohaesibacter sp. ES.047 genome, one window contains:
- a CDS encoding DMT family transporter, with amino-acid sequence MKQVRDAIANKVETFLALPKHLQGILVAILAMVGFSTMGAMFKHLGQDLHPAQIIALRQPMMVLIFIPALIKTKPEDRKINRFDLFMVRAVLMFFSMLANITAIIHLPLATSTTLSFTRTFFITVFAIFILKEVVGPRRLGALLVGFLGVLVVARPVELLTVGPAGFDFNIVLSLVAAACLALNQIIVRIQSRNNRPTVIVVGQAVLVGLAMIPLAYMHWKDPTAEQWVLIALVAVVASISQWLMVTSFKLTPATVLAPFDYLRLIFATALGWYIFGEWPDHYTWIGAAIIFASTFYIMRREAKLKKKPVRPSEI; translated from the coding sequence ATGAAACAAGTCCGCGACGCCATCGCCAACAAAGTCGAGACATTTCTTGCCCTGCCGAAACATCTTCAGGGCATCCTGGTCGCAATTCTAGCCATGGTTGGCTTCAGCACCATGGGCGCGATGTTCAAACATCTGGGGCAAGACTTGCACCCCGCCCAGATCATCGCCCTGCGTCAGCCCATGATGGTGCTGATCTTCATCCCTGCCCTGATCAAAACCAAACCCGAAGATCGCAAGATCAATCGCTTCGATCTGTTTATGGTCCGGGCGGTCCTGATGTTCTTCAGCATGCTGGCGAACATCACCGCCATCATTCACCTGCCACTCGCAACATCAACCACCCTGAGTTTCACCAGAACCTTCTTTATCACGGTCTTTGCCATTTTCATTCTCAAGGAGGTTGTCGGACCGAGACGCCTTGGAGCTCTGCTAGTCGGTTTTCTGGGGGTTCTGGTCGTTGCACGTCCGGTCGAATTGTTGACTGTGGGGCCCGCCGGTTTCGACTTCAATATTGTGCTCTCTCTTGTCGCGGCGGCCTGTCTGGCACTCAACCAGATCATTGTCCGCATCCAGTCTCGCAACAACCGCCCGACAGTGATTGTTGTTGGCCAGGCGGTGCTGGTGGGATTGGCCATGATCCCGCTCGCCTATATGCACTGGAAGGATCCGACTGCCGAACAATGGGTCTTGATCGCTCTGGTCGCTGTCGTAGCGAGCATCTCGCAATGGCTGATGGTCACGTCTTTCAAACTCACACCAGCAACGGTGCTAGCTCCCTTTGACTACCTCAGGCTCATTTTCGCAACCGCCCTGGGCTGGTACATTTTCGGCGAATGGCCCGATCATTATACCTGGATCGGCGCAGCGATCATCTTCGCGTCCACCTTCTACATCATGCGCCGCGAAGCCAAGCTCAAGAAAAAACCCGTCCGCCCATCAGAAATCTGA
- a CDS encoding YdcH family protein codes for MYHETHMLREEFPQEVDKLQTLMLDDEEFLKLAAEYTEVNRKILQIEHEERHASDFHLEELKKLRLALKDQVAARLQH; via the coding sequence ATGTACCACGAAACGCATATGCTTCGGGAGGAGTTTCCTCAGGAAGTCGATAAGCTGCAAACCTTGATGCTCGATGATGAAGAGTTTCTCAAATTGGCGGCTGAGTATACGGAGGTGAACCGGAAAATCCTCCAGATCGAGCATGAAGAGAGACATGCTTCTGATTTCCATCTTGAGGAACTCAAAAAGCTGCGATTGGCTTTGAAGGATCAGGTGGCTGCACGATTGCAGCACTGA
- a CDS encoding DUF123 domain-containing protein — protein MHFAQIAHLVQSLPQSPVFSGDLLSIDACPTGPGVYILGLRLSQPIDIARPKPVQVPAGLYAYSGTARGPGGLRSRLARHLAQDKKPRWHIDQLTTNASVDRFAWGWISGTECDMIRVLEQNAATHHALPGFGSSDCKHCTSHFLGFDY, from the coding sequence ATGCATTTTGCACAGATCGCACATCTCGTTCAATCTCTGCCCCAATCCCCTGTCTTTTCCGGTGACCTACTGTCCATCGATGCCTGCCCGACAGGGCCGGGAGTTTACATTCTGGGCCTGAGGCTCTCGCAGCCGATTGACATCGCTCGTCCCAAACCGGTGCAAGTGCCCGCAGGCCTTTATGCCTATTCCGGAACGGCAAGGGGACCGGGCGGCCTTCGCTCCCGTTTGGCCCGCCATCTGGCACAGGACAAAAAGCCGCGCTGGCATATCGATCAACTCACCACGAACGCCTCTGTTGACCGCTTCGCCTGGGGTTGGATATCGGGAACCGAATGCGACATGATCCGCGTTCTGGAACAGAACGCCGCCACCCATCACGCCCTGCCCGGCTTTGGCAGCAGCGATTGCAAACACTGCACCAGCCATTTTCTAGGTTTCGATTATTGA
- a CDS encoding MOSC domain-containing protein, translating to MQEPIEGRVLAVCRDDKHAFSKDPQEVITLIEGLGVDGDAHKGALVQHRSRVRANPNQPNLRQVHLMHSELFDEVAEQGFAVKAGDLGENITTRGVDLLSLPTGAILHLGDSARVEITGLRNPCAQIESWQPGLLGAVLVKGANGSLQRKAGIMGVVLAGGVVRPGDSISVTLPPEPHTPLERV from the coding sequence ATGCAAGAGCCGATCGAAGGCCGCGTGCTGGCGGTGTGCCGTGATGACAAGCACGCCTTTTCGAAAGACCCCCAAGAAGTCATAACCCTGATAGAAGGACTGGGCGTGGATGGTGACGCCCACAAGGGAGCGCTTGTGCAACATCGCTCGCGGGTGCGGGCCAATCCGAACCAGCCAAACCTGCGGCAGGTGCATCTTATGCATTCAGAGCTTTTTGACGAAGTTGCCGAGCAGGGTTTTGCCGTCAAGGCTGGTGATCTTGGTGAAAACATCACCACGCGAGGTGTTGATCTTCTGTCCCTTCCGACAGGTGCCATCCTTCATCTTGGCGACAGCGCACGGGTCGAGATTACCGGCCTGAGGAATCCCTGCGCCCAGATTGAATCCTGGCAACCGGGCTTGCTCGGTGCCGTTCTGGTCAAGGGGGCGAACGGAAGCCTGCAGCGTAAGGCTGGTATCATGGGGGTGGTGCTTGCGGGTGGTGTCGTGCGTCCCGGCGACAGCATTTCGGTGACCTTGCCGCCCGAGCCACACACACCGCTTGAGAGGGTTTGA
- a CDS encoding 2-isopropylmalate synthase → MTDNIIIFDTTLRDGEQSPGASMTLEEKLQVAELLDEMGVDVIEAGFPIASNGDFEAVSEIAKVVKNSTVCGLARAGNKDIDRAGEAIKHAEKRRIHTFISTSPLHMKFKLQMEPDRVYEKVIESVSRARQWTDDVEWSCEDGTRTEFDFMCRCVEAAINAGATTINIPDTVGYTSPDEITSLFRRVIETVPNSDKAVFSTHCHNDLGMAVANSLAAAKGGARQVECTINGLGERAGNAALEEIVMAIRTRNDIFPYTTGINSKLLTRASKLVSAVSAFPVQYNKAIVGKNAFAHESGIHQDGMLKNAETYEIMKPEDVGVGGTDLVMGKHSGRHAFKDKLKELGYELGDNALQQAFERFKALADKKKHIFDEDIEALVDDQVGAQGDKISVIAMTVIAGTGGTQKAVVTLDVDGTHVTEEATGDGPVDATFNAIKQIIPHNARLQLYQVSAVTAGTDAQAEVSCRLSEDGTTVTGRSADTDTMVSSARAYVSALNKLMVRRQKDVQNAQTSAAE, encoded by the coding sequence ATGACTGACAATATCATTATCTTCGACACCACTTTGCGCGATGGAGAGCAATCTCCCGGGGCTTCCATGACATTGGAAGAAAAATTGCAGGTGGCTGAATTGCTCGACGAAATGGGTGTCGACGTGATCGAGGCCGGGTTCCCGATCGCATCCAATGGCGACTTTGAAGCCGTGTCCGAGATCGCCAAGGTGGTGAAGAATTCCACCGTCTGCGGTCTGGCCCGCGCCGGGAACAAGGATATCGATCGGGCAGGCGAGGCAATTAAACACGCCGAGAAGCGCCGCATTCATACGTTCATTTCAACGAGCCCTCTGCACATGAAGTTCAAACTGCAGATGGAGCCTGATCGGGTTTACGAGAAGGTGATCGAGTCTGTCTCTCGGGCGCGGCAGTGGACTGACGATGTGGAATGGTCCTGCGAAGATGGCACGCGCACCGAGTTCGACTTCATGTGCCGCTGTGTCGAGGCCGCGATCAATGCTGGCGCAACAACGATCAACATTCCCGATACTGTCGGTTACACCTCTCCAGACGAAATCACGAGCCTGTTCCGGCGCGTCATCGAGACCGTGCCCAATTCCGACAAGGCTGTCTTCTCGACCCATTGTCACAATGATTTGGGGATGGCGGTCGCCAACTCGCTGGCTGCGGCCAAGGGCGGGGCGCGTCAGGTCGAGTGCACCATCAACGGTCTGGGGGAACGCGCGGGCAATGCGGCGCTGGAAGAAATCGTCATGGCGATCCGCACACGCAACGATATCTTTCCCTACACAACAGGCATTAACAGCAAATTGCTGACCCGTGCCTCCAAGCTGGTGTCTGCTGTGTCGGCCTTCCCCGTGCAGTATAACAAGGCGATCGTCGGCAAGAATGCCTTTGCGCACGAAAGCGGGATCCATCAGGACGGTATGCTGAAAAATGCCGAAACCTATGAGATCATGAAGCCTGAAGATGTCGGGGTTGGTGGTACCGATCTGGTGATGGGTAAGCATTCGGGCCGTCATGCCTTCAAGGACAAGCTGAAGGAGTTGGGCTACGAGTTGGGCGACAATGCGCTGCAGCAGGCCTTTGAGCGCTTCAAGGCGCTGGCCGACAAGAAGAAGCACATCTTTGATGAAGACATCGAAGCTCTGGTCGATGATCAGGTCGGGGCACAGGGCGACAAGATCAGTGTCATAGCCATGACCGTCATCGCAGGCACGGGCGGCACCCAGAAGGCTGTTGTAACCCTCGATGTGGATGGTACGCATGTCACCGAGGAAGCAACAGGCGATGGTCCGGTCGATGCGACCTTCAATGCCATCAAGCAGATCATTCCGCACAATGCTCGTCTGCAGCTCTATCAGGTCAGTGCCGTTACCGCTGGCACCGATGCGCAGGCCGAAGTGTCTTGCCGGTTGAGCGAAGACGGCACGACGGTCACCGGACGATCCGCAGACACGGACACCATGGTCTCGTCGGCAAGGGCCTATGTCTCGGCACTCAACAAGCTGATGGTGCGGCGTCAAAAGGACGTGCAGAACGCCCAGACCAGCGCCGCCGAATAG
- a CDS encoding methyl-accepting chemotaxis protein, translated as MVSLFAVTWSSLSNKVREDVIVQQSSSIRVAANVLETSIEGVTVDRSSDGNVKRITMASVPTFENHDMIDRIGEITGETATVFIWDDKTKDFWRKTTNIKKGDGKRAVGTELGQGGAVYPVVTQGETFVGQAVILSIPYYTLYQPIYSPSNDVIGILYVGIEKANVDAILNDISLQLLISALIVALIILTAAFFITRRMMKPLPVMTGILSAIAKDTNIESIPYRDRRDEIGDMAEAIDVLNGNNKQRLALEQQKTRSDKERAAREETMLATIKQFDADVQSFLDQVSSNTQTLEDTAQDLTKIAETTAEQTTSAAGVSHEAANNVHSVASASEELSASISEISGQLGQTRTVVLHATEEAVSTNEKVASLDKAAQKIGEVVNLIQDIAEQTNLLALNATIESARAGEAGKGFAVVAAEVKELANQTSKATEEISAQIGDIQHSSNEAVAAIAKISETMHEVNEYTNAIAAAVEQQGAATKEISHNVVRASEGTQEVEERLGSVNNSAEDTHTSAGNVLTASSAAAEQAEKLRARIEGFLKDIQAA; from the coding sequence ATGGTGTCACTTTTCGCCGTGACCTGGAGTTCGCTTAGCAACAAAGTCCGTGAGGATGTGATTGTCCAACAGTCCTCCAGCATCCGTGTGGCCGCCAACGTCCTTGAGACAAGCATTGAAGGCGTAACGGTCGACCGGTCATCTGATGGCAATGTCAAACGCATAACCATGGCATCCGTCCCGACCTTTGAAAACCATGACATGATTGACCGGATCGGAGAGATCACCGGCGAGACGGCCACAGTTTTCATCTGGGATGACAAGACCAAAGACTTCTGGCGCAAAACAACCAACATCAAAAAAGGCGACGGGAAACGGGCTGTTGGCACCGAGTTGGGTCAAGGCGGCGCTGTTTATCCGGTTGTGACCCAAGGTGAGACCTTCGTGGGTCAGGCCGTCATTCTGTCGATCCCCTATTACACGCTTTACCAGCCAATCTACTCGCCCTCCAACGACGTCATCGGCATCCTTTATGTCGGCATCGAGAAAGCCAACGTCGACGCCATCCTCAACGACATCTCCCTTCAATTGCTGATCTCGGCTCTCATCGTGGCGCTGATCATACTGACCGCTGCTTTCTTCATCACCAGACGCATGATGAAACCGCTACCTGTCATGACCGGAATTCTTTCCGCGATCGCCAAGGACACCAACATCGAATCCATTCCCTATAGGGATCGGCGCGATGAGATCGGCGACATGGCAGAGGCCATCGACGTGCTCAATGGCAACAACAAGCAGCGGCTCGCGCTGGAGCAACAGAAAACACGCTCCGACAAGGAACGCGCTGCACGCGAAGAAACCATGCTTGCCACCATCAAGCAGTTCGATGCCGATGTGCAGTCCTTCCTTGATCAGGTGAGCAGCAACACCCAGACACTGGAAGACACCGCTCAGGATCTAACCAAGATCGCCGAGACGACGGCTGAACAGACCACGAGCGCTGCCGGCGTCTCTCATGAAGCCGCGAACAACGTACATTCCGTTGCATCGGCCTCAGAGGAGCTGTCGGCATCCATCAGTGAAATCTCCGGCCAGTTGGGCCAGACGCGCACGGTTGTCCTTCATGCGACCGAAGAAGCAGTGTCGACCAATGAGAAGGTCGCCAGCCTCGACAAGGCCGCCCAGAAGATCGGCGAGGTCGTCAATCTCATTCAGGACATTGCCGAGCAGACCAACCTTTTGGCCCTCAACGCCACCATCGAATCCGCAAGAGCCGGCGAAGCAGGCAAGGGCTTTGCCGTCGTCGCAGCTGAAGTGAAGGAGCTTGCAAATCAGACCTCCAAGGCAACGGAAGAAATCTCGGCCCAGATCGGAGACATTCAGCACTCATCCAACGAGGCAGTCGCTGCCATCGCCAAGATTTCCGAAACGATGCACGAAGTGAATGAATACACCAACGCCATCGCAGCCGCTGTCGAGCAACAGGGCGCCGCCACCAAGGAAATCAGCCACAATGTGGTGCGGGCGTCCGAAGGCACGCAGGAAGTGGAAGAACGCCTTGGCAGCGTCAACAATTCAGCCGAAGACACCCACACGTCAGCCGGAAACGTTCTCACAGCGTCCAGCGCCGCCGCCGAGCAGGCGGAAAAGCTGCGCGCACGGATCGAAGGGTTCCTCAAGGACATTCAGGCCGCATGA